A single window of Loxodonta africana isolate mLoxAfr1 chromosome 10, mLoxAfr1.hap2, whole genome shotgun sequence DNA harbors:
- the ABCD4 gene encoding lysosomal cobalamin transporter ABCD4 isoform X2, with the protein MALPAAAAAAAPGAGARPRVDLQFLQRFLQIQKVLFPSWSSQSALMFLTLLCMVLVEQLVIYQVGLIPSQYYRVLGNKDLDGFKSLTFLAVMLIVLNSTLKSFDQFTCNLLYVSWRKDLTEYLHRLYFRGRVYYTLNVLRDDVDNPDQRISQDVERFCRQLSSMASQLIISPFTLVYYTYQCFQSTGWLGPVSIFGYFILGTVVNKILMGPIVAKLVQQEKLEGDFRFKHMQIRVNAEPAAFYRAGHVEHMRTDRRLQRLLQTQRELMSKELWLSSVPFGPPRSETSTDCSCPVQNAFVCIYLISCFTRLIDLSTTLSDVAGYTHRIGELQETLLDMSLTSQDSENLDESEWNLDKAPGWPAEPADTAFVLERVSISAPSSDKPLIKDLGLKISESQSLLITGNTGTGKTSLLRVLGGLWASTRGSVQMLTDFGPHGVLFLPQKPFFTDGTLREQVIYPLKEIYPDSGSTDDERIMRFLELAGLSSLVTRTGGLDQQVDWNWYDVLSPGEMQRLSFTRLFYLQPKYAVLDEATSALTEEVESELYRICQQLGMTYVSVGHRRSLEKFHSWVLKLYGGGRWELTRIKAE; encoded by the exons ATGGCTctcccggcggcggcggcggcggccgcgcCCGGGGCCGGCGCGAG GCCCAGGGTAGATCTGCAATTTCTCCAGCGGTTCCTTCAGATACAGAAGGTTTTGTTTCCCTCTTGGTCATCACAGAGTGCCTTGATGTTCCTGACCCTTCTGTGTATGGTCCTGGTGG AACAACTGGTTATCTACCAGGTTGGCTTGATTCCCAGTCAGTACTACCGGGTCCTGGGGAACAAAGACTTGGATGGGTTTAAGAGCCTGACATTCCTGGCTGTCATGCTCATCGTTCTCAACTCCACG CTCAAGAGCTTTGACCAGTTCACCTGCAACCTGCTGTACGTGAGCTGGAGGAAGGACCTCACTGAGTACCTTCATCGCCTCTACTTCCGGGGCCGCGTGTACTACACCCTCAACGTGCTGCGGGATGACGTCGATAACCC AGACCAGCGCATCAGCCAGGACGTGGAGCGTTTCTGCCGGCAGCTCAGCAGCATGGCCAGCCAGCTGATCATCTCCCCCTTCACCCTCGTCTACTACACGTATCAGTGCTTCCAAAG CACAGGCTGGCTCGGGCCTGTGAGCATCTTCGGGTATTTCATCCTGGGGACCGTGGTGAACAAAATTCTGATGGGCCCCATCGTGGCGAAGCTGGTGCAGCAGGAGAAGCTGGAGGGTGATTTCAG GTTCAAGCACATGCAGATTCGGGTGAATGCCGAGCCTGCTGCTTTCTACAG AGCTGGGCACGTGGAGCACATGAGGACAGACCGCAGGCTGCAGAGGCTCCTGCAGACCCAGAGAGAGCTGATGTCCAAGGAGCTCTGGCTGTCCA GTGTGCCCTTTGGCCCGCCCAGGTCCGAGACCTCCACTGACTGCTCTTGTCCTGTCCAGAATGCCTTCGTGTGCATTTACCTCATCAGCTGCTTCACCCGACTCATTGACCTCTCTACTACGCTGTCCGATGTGGCAGGGTACACGCACAG GATTGGGGAGCTGCAGGAGACCCTGCTAGACATGTCCCTGACGTCTCAGGACTCTGAGAACCTGGATGAGAGTGAGTGGAACTTGGACAA GGCCCCAGGATGGCCAGCAGAGCCAGCAGACACAGCTTTTGTCCTTGAGCGGGTCTCCATCTCTGCCCCCTCCTCTGATAAGCCCCTAATCAAGGACCTGGGCCTGAAGATCTCCGAGAGCCAGAGCCTGCTCATCACGGGCAACACAGGCACTGGCAAGACCTCGTTGCTGCGGGTTCTGGGCGGTCTCTGGGCGAGCACACGGG GCTCAGTGCAGATGCTGACAGACTTCGGACCCCACGGGGTGTTGTTCCTGCCACAAAAGCCCTTCTTCACTGATGGGACCCTTCGAGAGCAG GTGATTTATCCCTTGAAGGAGATCTACCCAGACTCAG GTTCTACTGATGATGAGAGGATCATGAGGTTCTTGGAGTTGGCGGGCCTG TCCAGCTTGGTGACAAGGACAGGGGGCCTGGACCAGCAAGTCGATTGGAACTG GTACGACGTTTTGTCTCCCGGGGAGATGCAGAGGCTCTCCTTCACCCGGCTCTTCTACCTGCAGCCAAAGTATGCAG TGCTTGACGAAGCCACCAGTGCCCTGACAGAGGAGGTGGAGAGCGAGCTGTACCGCATCTGCCAGCAGCTGGGGATGACGTACGTCAGCGTGGGGCATCGGCGCAGCCTTGAGAAG TTTCATTCCTGGGTTCTCAAACTCTATGGAGGAGGCAGATGGGAGCTGACCAgaatcaaagcagaatga
- the ABCD4 gene encoding lysosomal cobalamin transporter ABCD4 isoform X7 gives MALPAAAAAAAPGAGARPRVDLQFLQRFLQIQKVLFPSWSSQSALMFLTLLCMVLVEQLVIYQVGLIPSQYYRVLGNKDLDGFKSLTFLAVMLIVLNSTLKSFDQFTCNLLYVSWRKDLTEYLHRLYFRGRVYYTLNVLRDDVDNPDQRISQDVERFCRQLSSMASQLIISPFTLVYYTYQCFQSTGWLGPVSIFGYFILGTVVNKILMGPIVAKLVQQEKLEGDFRFKHMQIRVNAEPAAFYRIGELQETLLDMSLTSQDSENLDESEWNLDKAPGWPAEPADTAFVLERVSISAPSSDKPLIKDLGLKISESQSLLITGNTGTGKTSLLRVLGGLWASTRGSVQMLTDFGPHGVLFLPQKPFFTDGTLREQVIYPLKEIYPDSGSTDDERIMRFLELAGLSSLVTRTGGLDQQVDWNWYDVLSPGEMQRLSFTRLFYLQPKYAVLDEATSALTEEVESELYRICQQLGMTYVSVGHRRSLEKFHSWVLKLYGGGRWELTRIKAE, from the exons ATGGCTctcccggcggcggcggcggcggccgcgcCCGGGGCCGGCGCGAG GCCCAGGGTAGATCTGCAATTTCTCCAGCGGTTCCTTCAGATACAGAAGGTTTTGTTTCCCTCTTGGTCATCACAGAGTGCCTTGATGTTCCTGACCCTTCTGTGTATGGTCCTGGTGG AACAACTGGTTATCTACCAGGTTGGCTTGATTCCCAGTCAGTACTACCGGGTCCTGGGGAACAAAGACTTGGATGGGTTTAAGAGCCTGACATTCCTGGCTGTCATGCTCATCGTTCTCAACTCCACG CTCAAGAGCTTTGACCAGTTCACCTGCAACCTGCTGTACGTGAGCTGGAGGAAGGACCTCACTGAGTACCTTCATCGCCTCTACTTCCGGGGCCGCGTGTACTACACCCTCAACGTGCTGCGGGATGACGTCGATAACCC AGACCAGCGCATCAGCCAGGACGTGGAGCGTTTCTGCCGGCAGCTCAGCAGCATGGCCAGCCAGCTGATCATCTCCCCCTTCACCCTCGTCTACTACACGTATCAGTGCTTCCAAAG CACAGGCTGGCTCGGGCCTGTGAGCATCTTCGGGTATTTCATCCTGGGGACCGTGGTGAACAAAATTCTGATGGGCCCCATCGTGGCGAAGCTGGTGCAGCAGGAGAAGCTGGAGGGTGATTTCAG GTTCAAGCACATGCAGATTCGGGTGAATGCCGAGCCTGCTGCTTTCTACAG GATTGGGGAGCTGCAGGAGACCCTGCTAGACATGTCCCTGACGTCTCAGGACTCTGAGAACCTGGATGAGAGTGAGTGGAACTTGGACAA GGCCCCAGGATGGCCAGCAGAGCCAGCAGACACAGCTTTTGTCCTTGAGCGGGTCTCCATCTCTGCCCCCTCCTCTGATAAGCCCCTAATCAAGGACCTGGGCCTGAAGATCTCCGAGAGCCAGAGCCTGCTCATCACGGGCAACACAGGCACTGGCAAGACCTCGTTGCTGCGGGTTCTGGGCGGTCTCTGGGCGAGCACACGGG GCTCAGTGCAGATGCTGACAGACTTCGGACCCCACGGGGTGTTGTTCCTGCCACAAAAGCCCTTCTTCACTGATGGGACCCTTCGAGAGCAG GTGATTTATCCCTTGAAGGAGATCTACCCAGACTCAG GTTCTACTGATGATGAGAGGATCATGAGGTTCTTGGAGTTGGCGGGCCTG TCCAGCTTGGTGACAAGGACAGGGGGCCTGGACCAGCAAGTCGATTGGAACTG GTACGACGTTTTGTCTCCCGGGGAGATGCAGAGGCTCTCCTTCACCCGGCTCTTCTACCTGCAGCCAAAGTATGCAG TGCTTGACGAAGCCACCAGTGCCCTGACAGAGGAGGTGGAGAGCGAGCTGTACCGCATCTGCCAGCAGCTGGGGATGACGTACGTCAGCGTGGGGCATCGGCGCAGCCTTGAGAAG TTTCATTCCTGGGTTCTCAAACTCTATGGAGGAGGCAGATGGGAGCTGACCAgaatcaaagcagaatga
- the ABCD4 gene encoding lysosomal cobalamin transporter ABCD4 isoform X1: MALPAAAAAAAPGAGARPRVDLQFLQRFLQIQKVLFPSWSSQSALMFLTLLCMVLVEQLVIYQVGLIPSQYYRVLGNKDLDGFKSLTFLAVMLIVLNSTLKSFDQFTCNLLYVSWRKDLTEYLHRLYFRGRVYYTLNVLRDDVDNPDQRISQDVERFCRQLSSMASQLIISPFTLVYYTYQCFQSTGWLGPVSIFGYFILGTVVNKILMGPIVAKLVQQEKLEGDFRFKHMQIRVNAEPAAFYRAGHVEHMRTDRRLQRLLQTQRELMSKELWLSIGVNTFDYLGSILSYVVIAIPIFSGVYGDLSPTELSTLVSKNAFVCIYLISCFTRLIDLSTTLSDVAGYTHRIGELQETLLDMSLTSQDSENLDESEWNLDKAPGWPAEPADTAFVLERVSISAPSSDKPLIKDLGLKISESQSLLITGNTGTGKTSLLRVLGGLWASTRGSVQMLTDFGPHGVLFLPQKPFFTDGTLREQVIYPLKEIYPDSGSTDDERIMRFLELAGLSSLVTRTGGLDQQVDWNWYDVLSPGEMQRLSFTRLFYLQPKYAVLDEATSALTEEVESELYRICQQLGMTYVSVGHRRSLEKFHSWVLKLYGGGRWELTRIKAE, translated from the exons ATGGCTctcccggcggcggcggcggcggccgcgcCCGGGGCCGGCGCGAG GCCCAGGGTAGATCTGCAATTTCTCCAGCGGTTCCTTCAGATACAGAAGGTTTTGTTTCCCTCTTGGTCATCACAGAGTGCCTTGATGTTCCTGACCCTTCTGTGTATGGTCCTGGTGG AACAACTGGTTATCTACCAGGTTGGCTTGATTCCCAGTCAGTACTACCGGGTCCTGGGGAACAAAGACTTGGATGGGTTTAAGAGCCTGACATTCCTGGCTGTCATGCTCATCGTTCTCAACTCCACG CTCAAGAGCTTTGACCAGTTCACCTGCAACCTGCTGTACGTGAGCTGGAGGAAGGACCTCACTGAGTACCTTCATCGCCTCTACTTCCGGGGCCGCGTGTACTACACCCTCAACGTGCTGCGGGATGACGTCGATAACCC AGACCAGCGCATCAGCCAGGACGTGGAGCGTTTCTGCCGGCAGCTCAGCAGCATGGCCAGCCAGCTGATCATCTCCCCCTTCACCCTCGTCTACTACACGTATCAGTGCTTCCAAAG CACAGGCTGGCTCGGGCCTGTGAGCATCTTCGGGTATTTCATCCTGGGGACCGTGGTGAACAAAATTCTGATGGGCCCCATCGTGGCGAAGCTGGTGCAGCAGGAGAAGCTGGAGGGTGATTTCAG GTTCAAGCACATGCAGATTCGGGTGAATGCCGAGCCTGCTGCTTTCTACAG AGCTGGGCACGTGGAGCACATGAGGACAGACCGCAGGCTGCAGAGGCTCCTGCAGACCCAGAGAGAGCTGATGTCCAAGGAGCTCTGGCTGTCCA TTGGCGTCAACACGTTTGACTATCTGGGCAGCATCCTGAGTTACGTTGTCATCGCAATCCCCATTTTCAGTGGGGTCTATGGAGACCTGAGCCCCACAGAGCTTAGCACTCTGGTCAGCAAG AATGCCTTCGTGTGCATTTACCTCATCAGCTGCTTCACCCGACTCATTGACCTCTCTACTACGCTGTCCGATGTGGCAGGGTACACGCACAG GATTGGGGAGCTGCAGGAGACCCTGCTAGACATGTCCCTGACGTCTCAGGACTCTGAGAACCTGGATGAGAGTGAGTGGAACTTGGACAA GGCCCCAGGATGGCCAGCAGAGCCAGCAGACACAGCTTTTGTCCTTGAGCGGGTCTCCATCTCTGCCCCCTCCTCTGATAAGCCCCTAATCAAGGACCTGGGCCTGAAGATCTCCGAGAGCCAGAGCCTGCTCATCACGGGCAACACAGGCACTGGCAAGACCTCGTTGCTGCGGGTTCTGGGCGGTCTCTGGGCGAGCACACGGG GCTCAGTGCAGATGCTGACAGACTTCGGACCCCACGGGGTGTTGTTCCTGCCACAAAAGCCCTTCTTCACTGATGGGACCCTTCGAGAGCAG GTGATTTATCCCTTGAAGGAGATCTACCCAGACTCAG GTTCTACTGATGATGAGAGGATCATGAGGTTCTTGGAGTTGGCGGGCCTG TCCAGCTTGGTGACAAGGACAGGGGGCCTGGACCAGCAAGTCGATTGGAACTG GTACGACGTTTTGTCTCCCGGGGAGATGCAGAGGCTCTCCTTCACCCGGCTCTTCTACCTGCAGCCAAAGTATGCAG TGCTTGACGAAGCCACCAGTGCCCTGACAGAGGAGGTGGAGAGCGAGCTGTACCGCATCTGCCAGCAGCTGGGGATGACGTACGTCAGCGTGGGGCATCGGCGCAGCCTTGAGAAG TTTCATTCCTGGGTTCTCAAACTCTATGGAGGAGGCAGATGGGAGCTGACCAgaatcaaagcagaatga
- the ABCD4 gene encoding lysosomal cobalamin transporter ABCD4 isoform X4 — MFLTLLCMVLVEQLVIYQVGLIPSQYYRVLGNKDLDGFKSLTFLAVMLIVLNSTLKSFDQFTCNLLYVSWRKDLTEYLHRLYFRGRVYYTLNVLRDDVDNPDQRISQDVERFCRQLSSMASQLIISPFTLVYYTYQCFQSTGWLGPVSIFGYFILGTVVNKILMGPIVAKLVQQEKLEGDFRFKHMQIRVNAEPAAFYRAGHVEHMRTDRRLQRLLQTQRELMSKELWLSIGVNTFDYLGSILSYVVIAIPIFSGVYGDLSPTELSTLVSKNAFVCIYLISCFTRLIDLSTTLSDVAGYTHRIGELQETLLDMSLTSQDSENLDESEWNLDKAPGWPAEPADTAFVLERVSISAPSSDKPLIKDLGLKISESQSLLITGNTGTGKTSLLRVLGGLWASTRGSVQMLTDFGPHGVLFLPQKPFFTDGTLREQVIYPLKEIYPDSGSTDDERIMRFLELAGLSSLVTRTGGLDQQVDWNWYDVLSPGEMQRLSFTRLFYLQPKYAVLDEATSALTEEVESELYRICQQLGMTYVSVGHRRSLEKFHSWVLKLYGGGRWELTRIKAE, encoded by the exons ATGTTCCTGACCCTTCTGTGTATGGTCCTGGTGG AACAACTGGTTATCTACCAGGTTGGCTTGATTCCCAGTCAGTACTACCGGGTCCTGGGGAACAAAGACTTGGATGGGTTTAAGAGCCTGACATTCCTGGCTGTCATGCTCATCGTTCTCAACTCCACG CTCAAGAGCTTTGACCAGTTCACCTGCAACCTGCTGTACGTGAGCTGGAGGAAGGACCTCACTGAGTACCTTCATCGCCTCTACTTCCGGGGCCGCGTGTACTACACCCTCAACGTGCTGCGGGATGACGTCGATAACCC AGACCAGCGCATCAGCCAGGACGTGGAGCGTTTCTGCCGGCAGCTCAGCAGCATGGCCAGCCAGCTGATCATCTCCCCCTTCACCCTCGTCTACTACACGTATCAGTGCTTCCAAAG CACAGGCTGGCTCGGGCCTGTGAGCATCTTCGGGTATTTCATCCTGGGGACCGTGGTGAACAAAATTCTGATGGGCCCCATCGTGGCGAAGCTGGTGCAGCAGGAGAAGCTGGAGGGTGATTTCAG GTTCAAGCACATGCAGATTCGGGTGAATGCCGAGCCTGCTGCTTTCTACAG AGCTGGGCACGTGGAGCACATGAGGACAGACCGCAGGCTGCAGAGGCTCCTGCAGACCCAGAGAGAGCTGATGTCCAAGGAGCTCTGGCTGTCCA TTGGCGTCAACACGTTTGACTATCTGGGCAGCATCCTGAGTTACGTTGTCATCGCAATCCCCATTTTCAGTGGGGTCTATGGAGACCTGAGCCCCACAGAGCTTAGCACTCTGGTCAGCAAG AATGCCTTCGTGTGCATTTACCTCATCAGCTGCTTCACCCGACTCATTGACCTCTCTACTACGCTGTCCGATGTGGCAGGGTACACGCACAG GATTGGGGAGCTGCAGGAGACCCTGCTAGACATGTCCCTGACGTCTCAGGACTCTGAGAACCTGGATGAGAGTGAGTGGAACTTGGACAA GGCCCCAGGATGGCCAGCAGAGCCAGCAGACACAGCTTTTGTCCTTGAGCGGGTCTCCATCTCTGCCCCCTCCTCTGATAAGCCCCTAATCAAGGACCTGGGCCTGAAGATCTCCGAGAGCCAGAGCCTGCTCATCACGGGCAACACAGGCACTGGCAAGACCTCGTTGCTGCGGGTTCTGGGCGGTCTCTGGGCGAGCACACGGG GCTCAGTGCAGATGCTGACAGACTTCGGACCCCACGGGGTGTTGTTCCTGCCACAAAAGCCCTTCTTCACTGATGGGACCCTTCGAGAGCAG GTGATTTATCCCTTGAAGGAGATCTACCCAGACTCAG GTTCTACTGATGATGAGAGGATCATGAGGTTCTTGGAGTTGGCGGGCCTG TCCAGCTTGGTGACAAGGACAGGGGGCCTGGACCAGCAAGTCGATTGGAACTG GTACGACGTTTTGTCTCCCGGGGAGATGCAGAGGCTCTCCTTCACCCGGCTCTTCTACCTGCAGCCAAAGTATGCAG TGCTTGACGAAGCCACCAGTGCCCTGACAGAGGAGGTGGAGAGCGAGCTGTACCGCATCTGCCAGCAGCTGGGGATGACGTACGTCAGCGTGGGGCATCGGCGCAGCCTTGAGAAG TTTCATTCCTGGGTTCTCAAACTCTATGGAGGAGGCAGATGGGAGCTGACCAgaatcaaagcagaatga
- the ABCD4 gene encoding lysosomal cobalamin transporter ABCD4 isoform X8: MPSLLLSTVGVNTFDYLGSILSYVVIAIPIFSGVYGDLSPTELSTLVSKNAFVCIYLISCFTRLIDLSTTLSDVAGYTHRIGELQETLLDMSLTSQDSENLDESEWNLDKAPGWPAEPADTAFVLERVSISAPSSDKPLIKDLGLKISESQSLLITGNTGTGKTSLLRVLGGLWASTRGSVQMLTDFGPHGVLFLPQKPFFTDGTLREQVIYPLKEIYPDSGSTDDERIMRFLELAGLSSLVTRTGGLDQQVDWNWYDVLSPGEMQRLSFTRLFYLQPKYAVLDEATSALTEEVESELYRICQQLGMTYVSVGHRRSLEKFHSWVLKLYGGGRWELTRIKAE; this comes from the exons ATGCCGAGCCTGCTGCTTTCTACAG TTGGCGTCAACACGTTTGACTATCTGGGCAGCATCCTGAGTTACGTTGTCATCGCAATCCCCATTTTCAGTGGGGTCTATGGAGACCTGAGCCCCACAGAGCTTAGCACTCTGGTCAGCAAG AATGCCTTCGTGTGCATTTACCTCATCAGCTGCTTCACCCGACTCATTGACCTCTCTACTACGCTGTCCGATGTGGCAGGGTACACGCACAG GATTGGGGAGCTGCAGGAGACCCTGCTAGACATGTCCCTGACGTCTCAGGACTCTGAGAACCTGGATGAGAGTGAGTGGAACTTGGACAA GGCCCCAGGATGGCCAGCAGAGCCAGCAGACACAGCTTTTGTCCTTGAGCGGGTCTCCATCTCTGCCCCCTCCTCTGATAAGCCCCTAATCAAGGACCTGGGCCTGAAGATCTCCGAGAGCCAGAGCCTGCTCATCACGGGCAACACAGGCACTGGCAAGACCTCGTTGCTGCGGGTTCTGGGCGGTCTCTGGGCGAGCACACGGG GCTCAGTGCAGATGCTGACAGACTTCGGACCCCACGGGGTGTTGTTCCTGCCACAAAAGCCCTTCTTCACTGATGGGACCCTTCGAGAGCAG GTGATTTATCCCTTGAAGGAGATCTACCCAGACTCAG GTTCTACTGATGATGAGAGGATCATGAGGTTCTTGGAGTTGGCGGGCCTG TCCAGCTTGGTGACAAGGACAGGGGGCCTGGACCAGCAAGTCGATTGGAACTG GTACGACGTTTTGTCTCCCGGGGAGATGCAGAGGCTCTCCTTCACCCGGCTCTTCTACCTGCAGCCAAAGTATGCAG TGCTTGACGAAGCCACCAGTGCCCTGACAGAGGAGGTGGAGAGCGAGCTGTACCGCATCTGCCAGCAGCTGGGGATGACGTACGTCAGCGTGGGGCATCGGCGCAGCCTTGAGAAG TTTCATTCCTGGGTTCTCAAACTCTATGGAGGAGGCAGATGGGAGCTGACCAgaatcaaagcagaatga
- the ABCD4 gene encoding lysosomal cobalamin transporter ABCD4 isoform X6 — protein MALPAAAAAAAPGAGARPRVDLQFLQRFLQIQKVLFPSWSSQSALMFLTLLCMVLVEQLVIYQVGLIPSQYYRVLGNKDLDGFKSLTFLAVMLIVLNSTLKSFDQFTCNLLYVSWRKDLTEYLHRLYFRGRVYYTLNVLRDDVDNPDQRISQDVERFCRQLSSMASQLIISPFTLVYYTYQCFQSTGWLGPVSIFGYFILGTVVNKILMGPIVAKLVQQEKLEGDFRFKHMQIRVNAEPAAFYRAGHVEHMRTDRRLQRLLQTQRELMSKELWLSIGVNTFDYLGSILSYVVIAIPIFSGVYGDLSPTELSTLVSKNAFVCIYLISCFTRLIDLSTTLSDVAGYTHRIGELQETLLDMSLTSQDSENLDESEWNLDKAPGWPAEPADTAFVLERVSISAPSSDKPLIKDLGLKISESQSLLITGNTGTGKTSLLRVLGGLWASTRGSVQMLTDFGPHGVLFLPQKPFFTDGTLREQVIYPLKEIYPDSGSTDDERIMRFLELAGLVRRFVSRGDAEALLHPALLPAAKVCSA, from the exons ATGGCTctcccggcggcggcggcggcggccgcgcCCGGGGCCGGCGCGAG GCCCAGGGTAGATCTGCAATTTCTCCAGCGGTTCCTTCAGATACAGAAGGTTTTGTTTCCCTCTTGGTCATCACAGAGTGCCTTGATGTTCCTGACCCTTCTGTGTATGGTCCTGGTGG AACAACTGGTTATCTACCAGGTTGGCTTGATTCCCAGTCAGTACTACCGGGTCCTGGGGAACAAAGACTTGGATGGGTTTAAGAGCCTGACATTCCTGGCTGTCATGCTCATCGTTCTCAACTCCACG CTCAAGAGCTTTGACCAGTTCACCTGCAACCTGCTGTACGTGAGCTGGAGGAAGGACCTCACTGAGTACCTTCATCGCCTCTACTTCCGGGGCCGCGTGTACTACACCCTCAACGTGCTGCGGGATGACGTCGATAACCC AGACCAGCGCATCAGCCAGGACGTGGAGCGTTTCTGCCGGCAGCTCAGCAGCATGGCCAGCCAGCTGATCATCTCCCCCTTCACCCTCGTCTACTACACGTATCAGTGCTTCCAAAG CACAGGCTGGCTCGGGCCTGTGAGCATCTTCGGGTATTTCATCCTGGGGACCGTGGTGAACAAAATTCTGATGGGCCCCATCGTGGCGAAGCTGGTGCAGCAGGAGAAGCTGGAGGGTGATTTCAG GTTCAAGCACATGCAGATTCGGGTGAATGCCGAGCCTGCTGCTTTCTACAG AGCTGGGCACGTGGAGCACATGAGGACAGACCGCAGGCTGCAGAGGCTCCTGCAGACCCAGAGAGAGCTGATGTCCAAGGAGCTCTGGCTGTCCA TTGGCGTCAACACGTTTGACTATCTGGGCAGCATCCTGAGTTACGTTGTCATCGCAATCCCCATTTTCAGTGGGGTCTATGGAGACCTGAGCCCCACAGAGCTTAGCACTCTGGTCAGCAAG AATGCCTTCGTGTGCATTTACCTCATCAGCTGCTTCACCCGACTCATTGACCTCTCTACTACGCTGTCCGATGTGGCAGGGTACACGCACAG GATTGGGGAGCTGCAGGAGACCCTGCTAGACATGTCCCTGACGTCTCAGGACTCTGAGAACCTGGATGAGAGTGAGTGGAACTTGGACAA GGCCCCAGGATGGCCAGCAGAGCCAGCAGACACAGCTTTTGTCCTTGAGCGGGTCTCCATCTCTGCCCCCTCCTCTGATAAGCCCCTAATCAAGGACCTGGGCCTGAAGATCTCCGAGAGCCAGAGCCTGCTCATCACGGGCAACACAGGCACTGGCAAGACCTCGTTGCTGCGGGTTCTGGGCGGTCTCTGGGCGAGCACACGGG GCTCAGTGCAGATGCTGACAGACTTCGGACCCCACGGGGTGTTGTTCCTGCCACAAAAGCCCTTCTTCACTGATGGGACCCTTCGAGAGCAG GTGATTTATCCCTTGAAGGAGATCTACCCAGACTCAG GTTCTACTGATGATGAGAGGATCATGAGGTTCTTGGAGTTGGCGGGCCTG GTACGACGTTTTGTCTCCCGGGGAGATGCAGAGGCTCTCCTTCACCCGGCTCTTCTACCTGCAGCCAAAGTATGCAG TGCTTGA